One genomic region from Terriglobus aquaticus encodes:
- a CDS encoding VWA domain-containing protein: MLVAGMVAGQGAHAQALPDGPAPQAAGAANQAVPDSPTPQTLPDARSVAPGKGSSASTDVAVGPAGDADPNAPAATLQNSPASSALQQNDPQANVAPDVQPTLGAGGRVEDIPLIRARTNFVEIPFTVKDKHGSLVPGLTWRDVQVYENGVRKHISLFSSDPYPLSVAFVIDQSLPFEVMKQVNYSLGAVQGAFSAYDEVAVFTYANGVSRRTEFTGAQSPRLAAVLEQSKSSGREMNYVTDGPLSQNVSINNGAQANLNPLGNATHGSRPTGIENNPVREAHPLYDAVFAAAQELAKTDPRKKRRILYVVSDGRESGSKIREKELVRYLQGHQIAVYGTVVGDSATPYVGFLDKYHIPFTHLRDNALPRLAALTGGESISEFRVKGIEQSFARIGDDVRLSYTIGYYSNENLADGKYRSVEVRVLKPDLDVIAKKGYYPTPSALTPTSNSTKVTMGSPTPAATPQ; this comes from the coding sequence GTGTTGGTGGCGGGAATGGTTGCAGGACAGGGTGCGCATGCACAGGCGTTGCCGGACGGGCCCGCGCCGCAGGCCGCCGGGGCTGCGAATCAGGCCGTGCCGGATAGCCCGACGCCCCAGACGCTGCCGGACGCCCGCTCCGTTGCGCCCGGCAAGGGCAGCAGCGCCAGCACAGACGTGGCTGTGGGCCCGGCCGGCGATGCGGACCCGAACGCGCCAGCGGCGACGCTACAGAACTCGCCGGCCAGCAGCGCCCTGCAGCAGAACGATCCGCAGGCCAACGTTGCGCCCGACGTGCAGCCGACCCTGGGCGCGGGTGGGCGCGTCGAAGATATCCCACTGATTCGCGCGCGTACAAACTTCGTGGAAATCCCGTTCACGGTGAAGGACAAGCACGGCAGCCTGGTTCCGGGCCTGACCTGGCGCGACGTGCAGGTATATGAAAACGGCGTGCGCAAGCACATCAGCCTGTTCAGCTCCGATCCGTACCCGCTGAGCGTGGCGTTTGTGATCGACCAGAGCCTGCCGTTTGAAGTGATGAAGCAGGTGAACTACAGCCTGGGCGCGGTGCAGGGTGCATTTTCGGCGTATGACGAAGTGGCCGTGTTTACCTATGCGAATGGCGTGAGCCGCCGCACGGAGTTCACCGGCGCGCAGAGCCCGCGGCTCGCCGCGGTGTTGGAGCAGAGCAAGTCCTCAGGCCGCGAGATGAACTACGTGACGGACGGTCCCCTGTCGCAGAACGTATCGATCAACAACGGTGCGCAGGCCAATCTGAATCCGCTTGGGAATGCAACGCATGGATCTCGTCCCACCGGCATCGAAAACAACCCGGTCAGGGAAGCGCACCCGCTGTACGATGCGGTGTTCGCTGCGGCGCAGGAATTGGCGAAGACCGATCCCAGGAAGAAGCGGCGCATCCTGTACGTGGTGAGCGACGGGCGGGAATCTGGATCGAAGATCCGCGAGAAGGAGCTGGTCCGGTACCTGCAGGGCCACCAGATTGCGGTGTACGGCACCGTGGTCGGCGATTCGGCTACGCCGTATGTCGGATTCCTGGATAAGTACCACATTCCGTTCACGCATCTGCGGGACAATGCCCTGCCCCGGCTGGCGGCGCTGACCGGCGGCGAGTCGATCTCGGAATTCCGCGTGAAGGGCATCGAACAGAGCTTTGCGCGCATTGGCGATGACGTTCGCCTGTCGTACACCATCGGCTATTACAGCAATGAGAACCTGGCGGACGGGAAGTATCGCAGCGTAGAAGTGCGCGTGCTGAAGCCGGACCTGGATGTGATCGCGAAGAAGGGCTATTACCCGACACCCTCGGCCCTGACGCCGACGTCTAACTCGACCAAGGTGACGATGGGTTCGCCAACTCCCGCGGCGACCCCACAGTAG
- a CDS encoding EamA family transporter encodes MTALFASTLVGGNALPGLLAAALWGGGDFAGSYAVKLGGGTVRASLRVVVIGHLLSLLALVATGLALHVPLHDPRVLVWALVGGVVSGTALMAFYLALANGHMGAGAAVSGLLCAAIPAVVSALQEGAPGWKRLVGFGLAAAAIWLVASASNPEHTDEDRATARKSMLLSVLGGLGFGVYFTALKFSSGAGVVWSTAAARVGSWGVSALLLAGTLLFARRRNDDIEPPSHISARNFWWILGGSLLDLGGNLAFVTATRMGRLDVAAVLASLYPAGTILLAAGLLHEKTNTRQRMGMVLALPAVVLVTL; translated from the coding sequence ATGACTGCTCTGTTCGCCAGCACGCTTGTGGGCGGCAACGCCCTGCCGGGCCTGCTGGCGGCGGCGCTGTGGGGCGGCGGAGACTTTGCCGGCAGCTATGCGGTGAAGCTGGGTGGCGGCACCGTGCGCGCCTCGTTGCGCGTGGTCGTGATCGGTCACCTGCTGAGCCTGCTGGCGCTGGTAGCGACGGGCTTGGCGCTGCACGTTCCGCTGCATGACCCACGAGTGCTGGTTTGGGCCCTGGTGGGCGGCGTGGTGAGCGGAACGGCGCTGATGGCGTTCTACCTGGCGCTGGCCAACGGGCACATGGGGGCGGGCGCGGCAGTGAGCGGCCTGCTGTGTGCCGCGATTCCGGCCGTCGTCTCTGCCCTGCAGGAGGGTGCGCCCGGTTGGAAACGGCTGGTCGGGTTCGGCCTGGCTGCCGCAGCTATCTGGCTGGTGGCCAGCGCCAGCAACCCGGAACACACGGATGAGGATCGAGCGACCGCGCGCAAGTCGATGCTGCTGAGTGTGCTAGGGGGCCTGGGCTTCGGGGTCTATTTTACGGCGTTGAAGTTCAGCAGCGGGGCGGGAGTGGTTTGGTCCACCGCTGCGGCCCGCGTGGGCAGTTGGGGCGTTTCTGCGTTGCTGCTGGCAGGTACCTTGCTGTTCGCGCGCCGGCGCAACGATGACATCGAGCCGCCTTCGCACATCTCGGCGCGGAACTTCTGGTGGATTCTGGGAGGCTCGCTGCTGGATCTTGGCGGCAATCTGGCGTTTGTCACGGCGACGCGCATGGGGCGGCTGGACGTGGCGGCGGTGCTGGCGTCCCTGTATCCCGCCGGTACGATCCTGCTGGCTGCGGGGCTGCTGCATGAAAAGACCAACACGCGGCAGAGAATGGGCATGGTGCTTGCCTTGCCTGCCGTGGTGCTGGTCACGCTGTAG
- a CDS encoding polyphosphate kinase 2 family protein, which yields MKDATAVRIDPDKPLRLKKIPTDATGDFADADEAKEALKKHRDVLDKQQEVLYAGAQKALLIVLQGMDTSGKDGTIRSIFDGVNPQGCNVTSFKVPTATEAKHDFLWRVHAAVPARGIIGIFNRSHYEDVLAPRVHGIIDGKTAKHRFREIADFEAMLLQNDIHILKFFLHISFEEQGKRLQARIDDPDKHWKLSAGDFAERKLWGDYQKAYDDIFEATSTADAPWYVIPADHKWHRNVAISAVIADKLESMKLTYPKPTIDVKKLEIVNKYK from the coding sequence GTGAAGGACGCAACCGCAGTTCGCATCGACCCGGACAAGCCGCTCCGTCTCAAGAAGATTCCGACCGACGCCACTGGCGACTTTGCCGACGCGGACGAGGCCAAGGAAGCCCTGAAGAAGCATCGCGACGTGCTCGACAAGCAGCAGGAAGTGCTCTACGCCGGCGCTCAAAAGGCTCTCCTGATTGTTCTGCAGGGAATGGACACCAGCGGCAAGGACGGAACGATTCGCTCCATCTTCGACGGCGTCAATCCGCAGGGATGCAACGTAACTTCTTTCAAAGTTCCAACCGCCACTGAGGCAAAACACGACTTTCTGTGGCGCGTGCATGCAGCCGTGCCCGCCCGGGGCATCATCGGCATCTTCAACCGCTCGCACTACGAAGATGTGCTGGCGCCGCGCGTTCACGGCATCATCGACGGCAAGACGGCGAAACATCGCTTTCGGGAGATCGCGGACTTCGAGGCCATGCTCCTCCAGAACGACATCCACATCCTCAAGTTCTTCCTGCACATCTCGTTCGAGGAGCAGGGCAAGCGCCTGCAGGCCCGTATCGACGATCCGGACAAACACTGGAAGCTCTCCGCAGGCGACTTCGCCGAGCGGAAGCTGTGGGGCGATTACCAGAAAGCCTACGACGATATCTTCGAAGCCACCAGCACGGCGGATGCACCTTGGTACGTCATCCCCGCCGACCACAAGTGGCACCGCAATGTGGCCATCTCGGCCGTGATCGCAGACAAGCTCGAATCGATGAAGCTGACGTATCCCAAGCCCACGATCGACGTGAAGAAGCTGGAGATCGTGAACAAGTACAAGTAG
- a CDS encoding Sec-independent protein translocase subunit TatA/TatB, giving the protein MGDLFQPTHLLIIGVVLLVLFGGRKLPELGKGLGEGLRGFKEGMKGVTDEPKNDAHLITPDPKDTAK; this is encoded by the coding sequence ATGGGCGATCTATTTCAACCAACCCACCTGCTGATCATCGGCGTTGTGCTGCTTGTGCTGTTCGGCGGCCGCAAGCTGCCCGAGCTGGGCAAAGGTTTGGGCGAAGGCCTGCGCGGCTTCAAGGAAGGCATGAAGGGCGTCACCGACGAACCCAAGAACGACGCCCATCTCATCACGCCCGATCCCAAGGACACGGCCAAGTAA